In Streptomyces liangshanensis, the DNA window ACGTGGCGAGGGCGGTGGGGCCCGACGTGCGTCCGGTGCCGGACCTGCCGAAGCCGCCCCACTCCGCCTGCGGGAGGCAGGGGTGGAAGTCGTTGATCCACACGGTGCCGTGCCGCAGCCGCCCGGCGACCCGGCGCGCGCGGCCCGGGTCGCTGCTCCAGACGCCGGCGGCCAGGCCGTACGCGGTGTCGTTGGCGAGCGCGACGGCCTCGTCCTCCGTGCGGAAGGTCTCGACGGTCAGGACGGGCCCGAGGATCTCGTCCCGTACGACCCGCATCCCGCGGTGGCACTGGTCCAGGACGGTCGGCGCGTAGAAGTACCCGTCGGCGGACCGCTCGTCGGACGGCTCAGGGCGCCCGCCGCCGGACCGCAGGACCGCGCCCTCCGCGAGCGCCGACGCGACGTACTCCTCGGTCCTCGCCAACTGCCCGGCGGAGACGAGCGGTCCGCACTCCACTCCCTCCGCCGTGCCGCGCCCGAGCCGTATGCGCTCGGCGCGCCGGGCCAGTTCGCCGACGAAGCGCTCGCGTACGGACTCCTCGACGATCAGCCGGGACCCGGCCGAGCGAGCCTGGCCGCTGTGGACGAAGGCCGCGTTCAGTGCCTGGTCGACGGCGGTGTCGAAGCCTTCCGTGGTGGCGCAGGCGTCGGCGAAGACGACGTTCGGGTTCTTGCCGCCCAGCTCCAGGGCGACCTTCTTCACGCCGGGGGCCGCCGCCCGCGACACCTCCGTGCCGCCATTCGGGCCGCCGGTGAAGGACACCAGGTCCACGTCGGGGTGTGCGGCGAGCCGGACGCCGACCGCGGCGCCCGCGCCGGTGACCAGGTTGGCGACCCCGGCGGGCAGGCCGGCCTCGGCGAGCAGGTCAATGAGGTCGACCGTCGTGAGCGGGGTGAGCGCGCTGGGCTTGACGACAAGGGTGTTGCCCGCGGCGAGGGCCGGCGCGATCTTCCGGCCGGCCTGGAGGAGCGGGGAGTTCCAGGAGGTGATCAGCGCGCAGACCCCGACGGGTTCGTGGACGACCACGCTGAGGACGGTGTCGGAGCCCGCGTCGACGACCCGGCCGCCGCTCTCGCTCGTCACCAGGTCGGCGAAGTACCGGAAGGTGTCGGCGGCGCGGTCGACGTCGTCGCGGCCCTCCTCCAGCGTCTTCCCGGAGTCCTGGCTCTCCAGCAGCGCGATCTTCTCGCGGTTGCGGATGAGCAGGTCGGCGGTACGGCGCAGCAGCGCGGCCCGTTCGGCGACCGGGGTCCGCGGCCAGGCGCCCGCGTCGAACGCCGTACGCGCCGCGACGACCGCCGCGTCCGCGTCCTCCGTACCGCCTTCGGACACCACGGCGAGAACCGTCGCGTCGGCGGGGTCGAGGATGTCGCGTGTGGCGCCGGAGGCGGCTTCGCGCCACTCTCCGCCCACGTGGATCGTCTGCTGTGCCGACACGTCGCGTCTTGCCTTCCCTTACCGGTACGTCCTCCACCAGGGAGAACTTGCGGTCGGGGCGCCTGCCCCAGGGGGTGGGAAGCATGCGCGTCCGGTGGCCGGAAGTGCGCGGAGTCACGTCGGGGAAGGCGGGCCGGGAACGTACGAGGCCCCGATCCGCCCGGGTACGCCGGCGGATCGGGGCCTCGCGGAGAATCAGATCAGGCCCAGCTCGCGCACCGCGTCGCGCTCCTCCTGGAGCTCCTTCACGGAGGCGTCGATCCGCGCCCGCGAGAAGTCGTTGATGTCCAGGCCCTGGACGATCTCGTACACGCCGTCCTTGGTGGTGACCGGGAAGGACGAGATGATGCCCTCCGGCACGCCGTAGGAGCCGTCCGACGGGATGCCCATGGAGGTCCAGTCACCCTCGGCGGTGCCGTTGACCCAGGTGTACACGTGGTCGAGGGCGGCGTTGGCGGCGGACGCGGCCGAGGACGCGCCACGCGCCTCGATGATCGCGGCGCCGCGCTTGGCGACGGTCGGGATGAACGTGTCGGCCAGCCACGCCTCGTCGTTGACGGTCTCCGCGGCGTTCTTGCCGGCGATCTCCGCGTGGAAGATGTCCGGGTACTGCGTGGCGGAGTGGTTGCCCCAGATGGTCAGGCGGCGGATGTCGGACACGGCCGCGCCCGTCTTCCGGGCGAGCTGCGAGATCGCGCGGTTGTGGTCCAGGCGGGTCATCGCGGTGAAGCGCTCGGCCGGTACGTCCGGGGCGGCGGCCTGGGCGATCAGCGCGTTCGTGTTGGCCGGGTTGCCGACGACGAGGACCTTGATGTCGTCCGCGGCGTTGTCGTTGATGGCCTTGCCCTGCGGCTTGAAGATGCCACCGTTGGCGGAGAGCAGGTCGCCGCGCTCCATGCCCTTGGTACGGGGGCGGGCGCCGACCAGCAGCGCGACGTTGGCGCCGTCGAAGGCGACGTTCGGGTCGTCCGTGATCTCGATGCCGCGCAGCAGCGGGAACGCGGAGTCGTCGAGCTCCATCGCCGTGCCCTCGGCGGCCTTGAGACCCTGCGGGATCTCCAGGAGACGCAGTTTGACCGGCACATCCGCGCCGAGCAGATGGCCGGAGGCGATGCGGAAGAGCAGCGCGTAGCCGATCTGGCCGGCCGCGCCGGTGACGGTGACATTCACGGGAGTGCGGGTCATGGCGATCTCCGTAAGACAGCTGGATGGCGGGGGGTCCCTGCCCCTGATGCGGGACATCTCCCCGGCGCCGGTCGGGGTTCCGGACTCAACCCCGATGCGAATCTTGACGTGAAGAGATATCCAGCGGTCAGGCTATCGGACCCCAAGGCCCCTGGATCCCCGCCCCCTTTGTGGCACGGCTCACCACCTTGACGCCGTGCGGCCGGCGGCCCCGTGGCGGCGGGCAACCGTCGATCCCCTCCGCCGCGTCCCTGACGTCGTGTCCGGGGACGCGTCCCCGGACACGGAAGACGGCGACCGTCCTCCCTCGGGGGAGGGGACGGTCGCCGTCTTCCTTAGGAGGCGCGTCGCAACGCGCCCCGGAGGCCGCGTTCCTACGGCACGGTCGAGTGGACGATGTCCTCCAGGAACGGGATCTCCAGCCACGGCCTGGGCTGCGTCATGAGGGCGAGCATGATGATCACCACGCCGAGCAGCCCGTACGTGACCATGTCCGTGAAGCGCGAGCGCACGGCGAGCATGCCGACGGACGGCAGGACCCGGCGCAGGACGGCGCCGCCGATCAGCGCGACGCCGATGAGGATCGTGCCGATCCGGAACGCCTCGTCGAAGGGGTGCGTGCCGACGATCAGGAGCCCGACGCCGGTGGTCCCGAGGACGCTGAGCAGCGGCCACTGCCGGGCGGGAGCGGGCGCGTCCGAGGGCGCGGCCCGGCCGCCGCCCTCGGGGCGCGCGGTGTCCGTCGTGACGGCGGAGAAGCGCCGCGACTCGGGGGTGCTGTCGGTCGCGGGGCGGTTGTCGGTCGCGGGGGCGCTGCCGCCGGTCTCGACGCTCCTGCCGGTCTCCGAGCCGTTGCCGGAGTCGGGATCGGGGTCGGGGTCGGGGTCAGTGGCGGTCCCGGTGCCGGGGCTGCTGTCGGTCCCGGACGACCCGCCTGGCACAGCCGCGGCCGGATCCGGTGCGGAGTCGGCCCGTACGCCCGCGTCGGCGCCCGAGTCGGCCCCGGCGCCGGCATCGGGGCCCGCTTCCGCGCCGGCAGCCACGCCCGGGCCGGCACCCGCGTCCGCCACCACCCCGGCCGCGTCAGCGTCAGCGTCAGCGTCAACGCCCGCGTCCACCTTCGCCGGCGCCTCCACCACGCCCACCGAGGCAGCCTCCCCCGCCCCCGCGACGGCCGGCTCCACGGCGACCGCCTGCCGCGGACCTTCCGGCTCGGGCGTGTCACTCGCGCTCGTACCAGCACCCATGGGTGCCCCTTTCCCGTTCGGACCCGGTCGGCGTCAGCCCGCGGCGACGGCGCGTTCGGCCGCCTCGACCACGTTGACCAGCAGCTGGGCACGGGTCATCGGGCCGACACCGCCGGGGTTCGGCGAGATCCAGCCGGCGACCTCGGCGACCCCGGGGTGGACGTCCCCGACGATCTTGCCGTTCTCGTCCCGGCTGACGCCGACGTCGAGGACTGCCGCGCCCGGCTTCACGTCCTCGGGCTTGATGATGTGCGGCACCCCCGCCGCCGCCACGATGATGTCGGCCTGCCGGAGGTGCGCCGACAGGTCGCGGGTGCCGGTGTGGCACTGCGTCACGGTCGCGTTCTCGGACTTGCGGGTCAGGAGCAGCGGGATCGAACGCCCCACCGTGATGCCGCGTCCCACCACCACCACGTGCGCGCCCGCGATCTCGACGCCGTGGTGGCGCAGCAGCTGGATGATGCCGTACGGGGTGCAGGGCAGCGGCCCGCTCTCGTTGAGCACCAGCCGGCCGAGGCTCATGGGGTGCAGCCCGTCCGCGTCCTTGGCCGGGTCCATCAGCTCCAGGACCCGGTTGGTGTCGATGCCCTTGGGCAGCGGCAGTTGCACGATGTACCCCGTGCACTCGGGGTTGGCGTTCAGCTCCGCGACCACGGCCTCGATCTCTTCCTGGGTCGCGGTGTCGGGCAGTTCGCGCTGGATCGACGCGATGCCGACCTCCGCGCAGTCGCGGTGCTTGCCGTTCACGTACCACCGGCTGCCAGGATCGTCCCCGACCAGCAGCGTCCCCAGGCCGGGCAGGACGCCCCGCGCCGTGAGGGCCGCCACGCGGGCGGTCAGGTCGGACTTGATCGCGGCTGCGGTGGCCTTGCCATCGAGAATCTGGGCGGTCATGGACCCATCCTCGCGGATGGACCCGTCCCGGTTCCAATTAGGGGCCCCTCCGGGCGGCGGGGGCCCTGCCCGGGACGTGACGGATCCGCCCAGGTTGCACTTGCACAACGCATACGGATACCGACTGGACAAAAAGAGGACAGTCCTACCAGCATGATCGGCGCACCACAGCGGGCAGTGCGGGGGGCCGGACCGCTTACGTACCACCGATTCCTCCGCGCGGACCGCGCCGTCCCGCATTCCATCGGAGGAAGTCCCCAAATGAGCTTCGGCGATCCCCAGAACCCGTACGGGCAGCAGCCCGGCCAGCCCGGTCAGCCTGGTCAGCCCGGTCAGCCGCCCCAGCCGGGTTACGGCTACCCCCAGCAGGCCCCGCAGGGCGTGCCCCAGCAGGGGTACGGCTACCCCCAGTCCGGCGGACCGGCGCCCTACGCCGCCCCGCAGGGCCCCGGATACGGCGGCATGCCGGAACTCGCCAGCTGGGGTTCGCGTGTCCTCGGCACCCTGGTCGACGGTCTCGTCCTCCTGGTGCCGTACATCATTGTCTTCGCCGGTGCCGCCATCGGCGGCGGCTTCGGCACCTTCCTGCGCCTGATCGGCCTCCTCGCGGTCTTCGCGGTGGCCATCTGGCAGCTGATCCAGGAGGGCAAGACCGGCCAGACCATCGGCAAGAAGGCCCTGAACATCCGTCTGCTGCGCGAGGCCGACGGCCAGCCGCTCGGCGTGGGCATGGCGTTCGTCCGCCGTCTCGCCCACTTCCTCGACGGCATCATCTGCTACATCGGTTTCCTGTGGCCGCTGTGGGACTCGAAGAACCAGACGCTCGCGGACAAGGTCTGCTCGTCGCTGGTCATCAAGTCCAACTAAGGGCATGGCGGACCAACCCGGCGCGTTAGCGCCACCGCGCGAAGGCCGCGCTCCCGTCCGGGAGCGCGGCCTTCGTCCTTGCGTTGTCCTTGTACGGCAGCGGGTCAGTGGAAGAAGTGCCGCGTCCCCGTGAAGTACATGGTCGCGCCGGCCTTCCGCGCCGCCTCGACCACCAGCTCGTCACGGACCGAACCGCCCGGCTGCACCACGGCCCTGACGCCCGCCTCCAACAGGATCTCCAGCCCGTCGGGGAACGGGAAGAAGGCGTCGGACGCGGCGAACGAACCGCGCGCCCGCTCCTCCCCCGCCCGCTCCACCGCGAGCTTCGCGGAGTCGACCCGGTTCACCTGGCCCATGCCGACGCCCACCGACGCGCCGCCCTTCGCGAGCAGGATCGCGTTGGACTTGACCGCGCGGCTCGCCCGCCAGGCGAAGGCCAGCTCGGCCAGCTCCGCCGCGGACAGCGCCTCGCCGGTCGCCAGCGTCCAGTTCGCCGGGTCGTCGCCCGCGGCCTGGAAGCGGTCGGTGGCCTGGAGCAGCGCCCCGCCGTCGATGGCCTTGACCTCGACCGCCGTGGCGGGCGCGTCGGCGCAGCGCAGCACGCGGATGTTCTTCTTGCGGGCCAGCACCTCGACGGCGCCGTCCTCGTAGTCCGGGGCGACGATGACCTCGGTGAAGATCTCGGCGACCTGCTCGGCCATCTCCACGGACACCGGGCGGTTGACGGCGATCACGCCGCCGAACGCGGAGAGCGGGTCGCACGCGTGTGCCTTGCGGTGCGCCTCGGCGACGTCGTCGCCGATCGCGATCCCGCACGGGTTGGCGTGCTTGATGATCGCGACACACGGCTCGGGGTGGTCGTACGCGGCACGGCGCGCGGCGTCCGTGTCCGTGTAGTTGTTGTACGACATCTCCTTGCCGTGCAGCTGCTCGGCGTCGGCCAGGCCGCCGCCCTCGGCGCCGGTGTAGAGCGCGGCGGGCTGGTGCGGGTTCTCGCCGTAACGGAGCACGTTCTTACGGAGGTACGTCGCTCCGAGGAAGTCCGGGAGGCGGTCCGCGGCGGACCCGCTGTCGGCCTCCGCGTCGACGGCCGCGTAGTCGGCGGCGAACCAGGACGCCACGGCCACGTCGTACGCGGCGGTGTGCTGGAACGCCTCCGCGGCGAGCCGCTTACGGGTCGTCAGGTCGAACCCGCCGTGCTGTACGGCCGCGAGGACGTCCCCGTACCGCTCCGGGCTGGTGACGACCGCCACGGACGGGTGGTTCTTGGCCGCGGCGCGCACCATCGAGGGGCCGCCGATGTCGATCTGCTCGACGCACTCGTCGTCGGTCGCCCCGGAGGCGACCGTCTCGCGGAACGGGTACAGGTTGACGACGACCAGCTCGAACGGCTCGATGTCCAGCTCGGCCAGCTGCTCGCGGTGCGCGTCGAGCCGCAGGTCGGCGAGGATGCCGGCGTGCACGCGCGGGTGCAGGGTCTTGACGCGGCCGTCCAGGCACTCGGGGAAGCCCGTCAGCTCCTCGACCTTGGTGACCGGCACCCCGGCGGCGGCGATCTTCGCGGCGGTGGAACCGGTGGAGACCAGGGTGACCCCGGCCTCGTGCAGTCCACGGGCCAGCTCTTCCAGGCCCGTCTTGTCGTAGACGCTGACCAGCGCGCGGCGGATCGGCCGCTTGGTACCTTCGGCGGTCACTGGATCGTTACCTTTCGTCCCTCAATGCGGTAGCCGTGCCGGGCCAGACGCCCCACGACATCGACGAGCAGGCGCCGCTCGACCTCCTTGATGCGCTCGTGGAGCGCGACGCCGTCGTCCGAGTAGTCCTCGTCCCTGACCTCCACCACGCCCTGCGCGATGATCGGGCCCTCGTCGACGCCTTCGTCGACGAAGTGGACGGTGCAGCCGGTCACCTTCACGCCGTGCGCGAGCGCGTCCCGTACGCCGTGGGCGCCGGGAAAGCTGGGCAGCAGGGCGGGATGGGTGTTCACGAACCGGCCGCCGAAGCGCGCGAGGAACTCCTTCCCCACGATCTTCATGAAGCCGGCCGAGACCACGAGGTCCGGCTCGTGGGCGGCGGTCGCCTCGGCAAGCGCCGCGTCCCACGCGGCGCGCGTCCCGTGGTCCCTGACCCGGCACACGAAGGTGGGGATCCCGGCGCGCTCCGCCCGCTCCAGGCCCACGATGGAGTCCCGGTCGGCGCCGACGGCCACGATCCGCGCCCCGAAACCGGCGGGGTCGGCGGCGATGGCGTCGATGAGCGCCTGGAGGTTCGTACCCGAACCGGAGACCAGGACCACGAGCCGGGCCGGTCGGCCGGCGGGGGGCAGGGAGGCCACGGTGGGCGCCTTTCTGGGAGCGGGCACGGCCTCGCCGAGCGTGCGGGGCCGGTGTGGTCGGCGGCTTTGTGTGGTCGTACGAACGGATCACGATCCCCGATACGGGGAACTCTACGAAGGAGCCGACCGTCAGCAACGATACCGGCACACCGAGCGGCCCCCACGGGACGGGGGCCCGGCCGGGAGGTAGCGTCTGGGGACAGGGTTCTGTCTCCGGGACGGCCCATACGACACAAGACCCCCGCGCGCTGGGTCTGAGGGGAAGACGTTCACCAGATGCAGGACCGACGCCGCCGCACGGCACCCCACCTCCCGCCGCCCTCCGGGCCGGTGCTGCTGCTGCGGGAACGCCAGTCCTCCTCCACGGGGGCACCGGATCCCACGGGGGCGTCGGGCGGTTCCCAGGCGGGCGATTCCCGGGCGGGCGGTTCCCAGGAGTCCGGTGAGCCCTCGGGATCCTCCTCCGGCGGCAACGCCGACGACAATCCGTTCGCGCCGCCGCCCGCCGACCGGCCCGACCAGCCGTGGCGGCCCCGGCTGCCCGAGAACGGCGGCGCGCCGGACGGCGGGTCCGACTCCGACCGGGGCGACCGCGGCGGCTGGGGAAGCCAGTGGAGCAG includes these proteins:
- the purH gene encoding bifunctional phosphoribosylaminoimidazolecarboxamide formyltransferase/IMP cyclohydrolase, which encodes MTAEGTKRPIRRALVSVYDKTGLEELARGLHEAGVTLVSTGSTAAKIAAAGVPVTKVEELTGFPECLDGRVKTLHPRVHAGILADLRLDAHREQLAELDIEPFELVVVNLYPFRETVASGATDDECVEQIDIGGPSMVRAAAKNHPSVAVVTSPERYGDVLAAVQHGGFDLTTRKRLAAEAFQHTAAYDVAVASWFAADYAAVDAEADSGSAADRLPDFLGATYLRKNVLRYGENPHQPAALYTGAEGGGLADAEQLHGKEMSYNNYTDTDAARRAAYDHPEPCVAIIKHANPCGIAIGDDVAEAHRKAHACDPLSAFGGVIAVNRPVSVEMAEQVAEIFTEVIVAPDYEDGAVEVLARKKNIRVLRCADAPATAVEVKAIDGGALLQATDRFQAAGDDPANWTLATGEALSAAELAELAFAWRASRAVKSNAILLAKGGASVGVGMGQVNRVDSAKLAVERAGEERARGSFAASDAFFPFPDGLEILLEAGVRAVVQPGGSVRDELVVEAARKAGATMYFTGTRHFFH
- a CDS encoding DUF3017 domain-containing protein, with amino-acid sequence MGAGTSASDTPEPEGPRQAVAVEPAVAGAGEAASVGVVEAPAKVDAGVDADADADAAGVVADAGAGPGVAAGAEAGPDAGAGADSGADAGVRADSAPDPAAAVPGGSSGTDSSPGTGTATDPDPDPDPDSGNGSETGRSVETGGSAPATDNRPATDSTPESRRFSAVTTDTARPEGGGRAAPSDAPAPARQWPLLSVLGTTGVGLLIVGTHPFDEAFRIGTILIGVALIGGAVLRRVLPSVGMLAVRSRFTDMVTYGLLGVVIIMLALMTQPRPWLEIPFLEDIVHSTVP
- a CDS encoding RDD family protein, coding for MSFGDPQNPYGQQPGQPGQPGQPGQPPQPGYGYPQQAPQGVPQQGYGYPQSGGPAPYAAPQGPGYGGMPELASWGSRVLGTLVDGLVLLVPYIIVFAGAAIGGGFGTFLRLIGLLAVFAVAIWQLIQEGKTGQTIGKKALNIRLLREADGQPLGVGMAFVRRLAHFLDGIICYIGFLWPLWDSKNQTLADKVCSSLVIKSN
- a CDS encoding bifunctional methylenetetrahydrofolate dehydrogenase/methenyltetrahydrofolate cyclohydrolase encodes the protein MTAQILDGKATAAAIKSDLTARVAALTARGVLPGLGTLLVGDDPGSRWYVNGKHRDCAEVGIASIQRELPDTATQEEIEAVVAELNANPECTGYIVQLPLPKGIDTNRVLELMDPAKDADGLHPMSLGRLVLNESGPLPCTPYGIIQLLRHHGVEIAGAHVVVVGRGITVGRSIPLLLTRKSENATVTQCHTGTRDLSAHLRQADIIVAAAGVPHIIKPEDVKPGAAVLDVGVSRDENGKIVGDVHPGVAEVAGWISPNPGGVGPMTRAQLLVNVVEAAERAVAAG
- a CDS encoding malate dehydrogenase; this encodes MTRTPVNVTVTGAAGQIGYALLFRIASGHLLGADVPVKLRLLEIPQGLKAAEGTAMELDDSAFPLLRGIEITDDPNVAFDGANVALLVGARPRTKGMERGDLLSANGGIFKPQGKAINDNAADDIKVLVVGNPANTNALIAQAAAPDVPAERFTAMTRLDHNRAISQLARKTGAAVSDIRRLTIWGNHSATQYPDIFHAEIAGKNAAETVNDEAWLADTFIPTVAKRGAAIIEARGASSAASAANAALDHVYTWVNGTAEGDWTSMGIPSDGSYGVPEGIISSFPVTTKDGVYEIVQGLDINDFSRARIDASVKELQEERDAVRELGLI
- a CDS encoding aldehyde dehydrogenase family protein, producing MSAQQTIHVGGEWREAASGATRDILDPADATVLAVVSEGGTEDADAAVVAARTAFDAGAWPRTPVAERAALLRRTADLLIRNREKIALLESQDSGKTLEEGRDDVDRAADTFRYFADLVTSESGGRVVDAGSDTVLSVVVHEPVGVCALITSWNSPLLQAGRKIAPALAAGNTLVVKPSALTPLTTVDLIDLLAEAGLPAGVANLVTGAGAAVGVRLAAHPDVDLVSFTGGPNGGTEVSRAAAPGVKKVALELGGKNPNVVFADACATTEGFDTAVDQALNAAFVHSGQARSAGSRLIVEESVRERFVGELARRAERIRLGRGTAEGVECGPLVSAGQLARTEEYVASALAEGAVLRSGGGRPEPSDERSADGYFYAPTVLDQCHRGMRVVRDEILGPVLTVETFRTEDEAVALANDTAYGLAAGVWSSDPGRARRVAGRLRHGTVWINDFHPCLPQAEWGGFGRSGTGRTSGPTALATYREAKHVYQNLTPHPTRRFAG
- the purN gene encoding phosphoribosylglycinamide formyltransferase, whose protein sequence is MASLPPAGRPARLVVLVSGSGTNLQALIDAIAADPAGFGARIVAVGADRDSIVGLERAERAGIPTFVCRVRDHGTRAAWDAALAEATAAHEPDLVVSAGFMKIVGKEFLARFGGRFVNTHPALLPSFPGAHGVRDALAHGVKVTGCTVHFVDEGVDEGPIIAQGVVEVRDEDYSDDGVALHERIKEVERRLLVDVVGRLARHGYRIEGRKVTIQ